The sequence TAAAGAGGCAGTAGGATGTATTCTTGGATTACCTGCAATATGCATCTTCGATATTGGGGCTACATGGTCGTGGACAAAATATCCAAGTCGATAAAAAAGCTCCTTGTAAAAGATTGGAGATATCAAATATCTCAAAACTTCCAAAATATCTTTAATTCCTACTTTATTTCTTGGATTTTTTCCCATTTTAAAAATTTAGAATATTCTTTTTAAATTTTTTAAACCTTATTTTTTATTCTTATACCATCTGATAGTTCTTTCAAGTCCTTCTTCTAATGAAAAAATCTGTTTGAATCCGATTTGTCTTATTTTTTTTGCTTCATGATGTGTTGTTTTATTCATTTTTTCCACTGCCGCAGTAAAAGGCAAATCTATATTAAAGAAGCTGCTAATGGAATCAACAGGTTTCAATCCTGCCAAAACGGCTTTCACAGGTAACCTTAGCTTAGGCATTGATTTTCCAAGATATTTATAGATTATAGTTACAATTTCTTTAAATGACAAATGCGGCTCATCTGCATAACTGTATATTTCAACTCCTTCAAAACCGCGGTCTATCAAAAACATAGTTGCGTTAATTATATTTTCAACATATGCCGTTGATTTGATATTGTTGCCTTCTCCAACAGGAATAAACAAATATCGATCAATTTGTCTAATAAGACGATAAATGTTGCCTCTATTTTCCGGACCAAAAATTACCGTAGGCCTTAAAATCAATGCACCTCTTTTGTTTCCTTTCTCAACCCATTCTTCTATTTTCTTTTCAGCTTCAAGTTTTGACTTTCCATATATTGATGTTGGTTTTGGAATCACATTTTCATTTGTGGGACTTCTATGGTCGCCATAGACTGCAACTGAACTATAAAAGAAGATCTTCTTGACTCCACAGTCATCCATCGCTTTCAAGATATTCTTCGTGCCTTCTACATTTACTCTATAAAATTCTTCTTCAGTAATTCCAAAAAAGCGATGTTTCGCCGCCAAATGAATAACCATATCGATTCCATCCATTGCCTGACGGACCTTTTCATAATTGGTTATTTCTCCTTCCACATATTTGTCAACCATATCTTTTTTAAGCCCTGATTCTTCGAAAGGTTTAATATCTATGACAAAGGTCTCCCAGTTTCTCTCCTTCAATGCTTTGCAAAGGTATCTCCCCACAAAACCTCCGCCGCCTGTTACCAATACTTTCATTTATAATCTTTCCTTATCTTAAGGCCCATCGAACAAAGAATGAGGATATTTATCTCGTTGTTTCAGCAACATTCCATA is a genomic window of Candidatus Schekmanbacteria bacterium containing:
- a CDS encoding NAD(P)-dependent oxidoreductase → MKVLVTGGGGFVGRYLCKALKERNWETFVIDIKPFEESGLKKDMVDKYVEGEITNYEKVRQAMDGIDMVIHLAAKHRFFGITEEEFYRVNVEGTKNILKAMDDCGVKKIFFYSSVAVYGDHRSPTNENVIPKPTSIYGKSKLEAEKKIEEWVEKGNKRGALILRPTVIFGPENRGNIYRLIRQIDRYLFIPVGEGNNIKSTAYVENIINATMFLIDRGFEGVEIYSYADEPHLSFKEIVTIIYKYLGKSMPKLRLPVKAVLAGLKPVDSISSFFNIDLPFTAAVEKMNKTTHHEAKKIRQIGFKQIFSLEEGLERTIRWYKNKK